A genomic window from Bdellovibrio sp. SKB1291214 includes:
- a CDS encoding hemerythrin domain-containing protein, whose amino-acid sequence MAVRKIQSNPEDIVQLILNDHILLKQLIEIMKSDDADFRVKKAAFEKFAPALIAHAKPEEQTLYIKMKEEDHTVEGLEGDVEHALADQLCEELKRTTDRDMFMAKVKVLAELVEHHIEEEEEEMLPEFKHDIPLEERVDLGMQYLQLQGELDAQGDTDSPSERSLNL is encoded by the coding sequence ATGGCAGTACGCAAAATTCAATCGAACCCGGAAGACATCGTCCAACTGATCCTAAATGACCACATCCTTTTAAAACAGCTCATCGAGATTATGAAAAGTGACGACGCTGATTTTCGAGTGAAAAAAGCCGCATTCGAAAAATTTGCACCAGCTTTGATCGCTCACGCCAAACCTGAGGAACAAACCTTGTATATAAAAATGAAAGAGGAAGATCATACCGTCGAGGGCCTTGAGGGCGATGTGGAACACGCTCTGGCGGATCAGTTGTGCGAAGAATTAAAACGCACCACCGATCGCGATATGTTCATGGCAAAAGTAAAGGTCCTGGCGGAGCTGGTTGAACATCATATCGAAGAGGAAGAAGAAGAAATGCTTCCCGAATTTAAGCACGACATTCCACTCGAAGAACGTGTGGATTTAGGAATGCAATACCTGCAACTTCAAGGTGAGCTTGATGCACAAGGGGATACCGATTCACCTTCTGAACGATCGCTCAACCTGTAA